One genomic region from Ammospiza nelsoni isolate bAmmNel1 chromosome 13, bAmmNel1.pri, whole genome shotgun sequence encodes:
- the NETO2 gene encoding neuropilin and tolloid-like protein 2: MALHKLRSVLEVLLVTILVVEGIAVAQKTQGGQNIGVNRIPPTQCDNWVRTSNGGHFASPNYPNMYPPNQECIYILEAAPRQRIELTFDEPYYIEPSFECRFDHLEVRDGPFGFSPLINRYCGLKSPALIRSTGRFMWIKFISDEELEGKGFQAKYSFIPDPDFTYLGGILNPIPDCQFELSGADGIVRSSQVEQEGKTKPGQAVDCIWTIKATPNAKIYMRFLDYQMEHSNECKRNFVAVYDGSSSIENLKAKFCSTVANDVTLQTGTGVVRMWADEGSRLSRFRMLFTSFVDPPCSGNTYFCHSNMCINNSLVCNGIQNCAYPWDENHCREKKRTGLFEQITKTHGTIIGITTGIVLVLLIISILVQVKQPRKKVMACKTAFNKTGFQEVFDPPHYELFSLRDKEISADLADLSEELENYQKLRRPSTASRCIHDHHCGSQASSMKQSRSNLSSMELPFRNDFAQPQPMKTFNSTFKKSTYTFKQAHDCPEQVIEDRVMEEIPCEIYVRGREDTAQGSLSIDF, translated from the exons TGTTGCTTGTAACAATCCTGGTAGTGGAAGGCATTGCTGTTGCACAGAAGACACAAG GTGGGCAAAACATTGGAGTGAATCGCATTCCTCCCACCCAGTGTGACAACTGGGTCCGGACCAGTAATGGAGGACATTTTGCTTCACCAAACTACCCAAACATGTACCCACCCAATCAAGAGTGCATCTATATCTTAGAAG CTGCTCCACGACAAAGAATTGAGCTGACCTTTGATGAACCTTATTACATAGAACCCTCATTTGAATGTCGGTTTGATCACCTGGAGGTTCGAGATGGACCTTTTGGGTTCTCCCCTCTCATTAATCGTTACTGTGGTCTGAAAAGTCCTGCACTAATTAGATCAACAGGGAGATTCATGTGGATCAAGTTTATTTCTgatgaggagctggaaggaaaGGGATTTCAAGCAAAGTACTCATTTATACCAG ATCCTGACTTCACTTACCTAGGAGGTAttttaaatcccatcccag ACTGCCAGTTTGAGCTCTCAGGAGCTGATGGAATAGTACGTTCCAGTCAAGTagaacaagaaggaaaaacaaaaccaggacaAGCAGTTGACTGTATCTGGACAATTAAAGCCACTCCAAATGCTAAG ATCTACATGCGGTTTCTGGACTATCAGATGGAGCACTCCAACGAGTGCAAAAGGAACTTTGTGGCTGTGTATGACGGGAGCAGCTCCATTGAGAACCTGAAGGCCAAGTTCTGCAGCACGGTGGCCAACGATGTGACGCTGCAGACGGGCACGGGCGTGGTGCGCATGTGGGCCGATGAGGGCAGCAGGCTGAGCCGCTTCAGAATGCTCTTCACCTCCTTTGTGGATC ctccctgctcaggcaaCACTTACTTCTGCCATAGCAACATGTGCATCAATAATTCTTTAGTCTGCAATGGCATTCAGAACTGTGCATACCCTTGGGATGAGAATCACTGCAGAG aaaagaaaagaactgGATTGTTTGAACAAATCACCAAAACCCATGGGACAATCATTGGCATCACAACAGGGATAGTTTTAGTTCTTCTCATCATTTCAATTCTAGTGCAAGTAAAGCAGCCTCGAAAAAAGGTTATGGCTTGCAAGACTGCCTTCAATAAAACTGGTTTCCAGGAAGTTTTTGATCCTCCCCACTATGAACTGTTCTCACTAAGGGACAAAGAAATTTCTGCAGATTTGGCAGATTTATCAGAGGAACTTGAAAACTATCAGAAGCTGCGCCGCCCTTCAACAGCTTCCAGATGCATCCACGACCACCACTGTGGCTCCCAGGCCTCCAGCatgaagcagagcaggagcaacCTgagctccatggagctgccctTCCGCAACGACTTcgcacagccccagcccatgAAAACCTTCAACAGCACATTCAAGAAAAGCACTTACACTTTCAAGCAAGCTCACGACTGCCCCGAGCAGGTGATAGAAGACAGGGTGATGGAGGAGATTCCATGTGAAATTTATGTCAGAGGAAGGGAAGATACAGCACAAGGTTCATTATCTATTGACTTTTAA